One Brassica napus cultivar Da-Ae chromosome C4, Da-Ae, whole genome shotgun sequence genomic region harbors:
- the LOC106391962 gene encoding pectinesterase 5-like → MIGKVVSVASVLLLVGVAIGVVAIVNRNNDTPLSPQMKAVQGICQATSDKASCVKTLEPVKSDDPNKLIKAFILATQDAITKSSNFTGKTEGKMGSSISPNNKAVLDYCKRVFMYALEDLGTIIEEMGEDLNQIGSKIDQLKQWLTGVYNYQTDCLDDIEEDDLRKTIGEGIANSKILTGNAIDIFHTVVSAMAKLNIKMDDFKNMTGDFFSSSEKGAPPVDKKATPSVDTPVADPDGPSRRLLEDLDDLGIPRWVSGTDRKLMANAGRGEKGGEGGARIKATYVVAKDGSGQFKTVQQAVDACPQKNPGRCIIHIKAGIYKEQVVIPKKKNNIFMFGDGARKTIISFNRSVKLTPGTTTSLSGTVQVESEGFMAKFIGFKNTAGPMGHQAVAIRVNGDRAVLFNCRFDGYQDTLYANNGRQFYRNIVVSGTIDFIFGKGATVIQNSMIVVRKGNKNQFNTVTADGNEKGLSMKIGIVLQNCRIVADKKLQAERLTVASYLGRPWKKYSTTAVINSEIGDVIKPEGWKIWDGESFHKTCKYVEFNNRGPGANTNKRVDWVKIAKSASEVNQFSVANWLAPVEWIQEANVPVNLGL, encoded by the exons atgatagGAAAAGTTGTTTCTGTGGCCTCCGTCCTTTTATTGGTCGGAGTAGCCATAGGAGTCGTTGCCATCGTTAACAGAAACAACGACACTCCTCTGTCTCCACAGATGAAAGCCGTTCAAGGAATTTGCCAGGCTACTTCTGACAAAGCCTCGTGTGTCAAAACACTCGAGCCAGTCAAGAGCGATGACCCAAACAAGCTGATCAAGGCCTTCATCCTCGCTACACAAGATGCAATAACCAAATCATCAAACTTCACGGGTAAAACCGAAGGAAAAATGGGTTCAAGCATCTCACCAAACAACAAAGCCGTTCTTGATTACTGCAAGAGAGTTTTCATGTACGCGCTTGAGGATCTCGGTACCATTATTGAGGAAATGGGTGAAGATCTTAACCAGATCGGTAGCAAAATCGACCAGCTTAAACAATGGTTAACCGGTGTTTACAACTACCAAACCGATTGTCTTGATGATATCGAAGAAGATGATTTGAGAAAGACTATTGGAGAAGGCATTGCAAACTCCAAGATTCTCACTGGCAACGCTATTGACATCTTCCACACAGTCGTCAGCGCGATGGCCAAGCTTAACATCAAAATGGATGATTTCAAGAACATGACAGGTGatttcttctcttcctccgAGAAAGGAGCACCTCCAGTCGACAAAAAAGCCACTCCTTCCGTTGATACTCCCGTGGCCGATCCAGACGGTCCTTCTCGTCGTCTTCTTGAAGACCTTGACGACCTTGGAATCCCAAGATGGGTTTCGGGTACAGACAGGAAGCTCATGGCTAACGCTGGACGTGGCGAAAAGGGTGGTGAAGGTGGTGCTAGAATCAAAGCAACCTATGTGGTGGCTAAGGATGGAAGCGGACAGTTTAAGACGGTCCAACAAGCCGTTGATGCTTGTCCCCAGAAAAACCCAGGTAGATGCATTATCCACATCAAGGCTGGTATATACAAAGAGCAAGTTGTGATCCCTAAGAAAAAGAACAACATCTTCATGTTCGGAGATGGTGCAAGAAAGACCATTATCTCTTTCAACAGAAGCGTTAAACTCACCCCTGGAACCACCACTTCCCTTAGTGGCACAGTCC AGGTGGAATCTGAAGGGTTCATGGCTAAATTTATTGGATTCAAGAACACAGCTGGTCCAATGGGACACCAAGCCGTGGCAATCAGAGTAAATGGAGACCGAGCAGTCCTCTTCAACTGTAGATTCGATGGTTACCAAGACACTCTATACGCTAACAACGGCCGTCAGTTCTACAGAAACATCGTCGTCTCAGGAACAATAGATTTCATCTTCGGAAAAGGCGCAACCGTTATCCAAAACTCAATGATTGTTGTCCGTAAAGGAAACAAGAATCAGTTCAACACCGTCACAGCCGACGGAAACGAAAAGGGACTATCCATGAAAATCGGTATCGTCCTCCAGAACTGCCGCATCGTTGCAGACAAGAAACTACAGGCAGAGAGGTTAACCGTTGCGTCGTACTTGGGAAGGCCGTGGAAGAAGTACTCCACCACCGCGGTCATCAACAGCGAAATCGGAGATGTGATTAAACCCGAAGGATGGAAAATCTGGGATGGGGAGAGTTTCCACAAGACATGTAAGTACGTTGAGTTCAACAACCGTGGACCAGGAGCTAACACTAACAAAAGAGTTGACTGGGTTAAGATCGCCAAGTCTGCGTCTGAGGTTAACCAGTTCTCTGTGGCTAACTGGTTGGCTCCCGTTGAATGGATTCAAGAAGCTAACGTGCCCGTCAACCTTGGattataa